TTGCCCGCGCTCGCCCAGGACGAAGCGCGCATCCCGGACGAAGGGCGTGTCTACGACTACGACGCGAAGCAGGACCGGGGAATGGACTTCGGTGTCAGCTTGTCGGGCGGCCTGAACGTGTTCACCGGAGACCTGGGTGACAGCACGGGCACGGGCGCCTTCGCGGGCATCCAGGCCAACGCCCGTCCCCTGCCGCTCATCGGCGTGGAGCTCGGCTACGAGGGCTCGCGCAACCCGTTCACGGACATCGACGGCTCGCTGTGGCGGCACAACGTGGGCGCGCTCGCCAAGGTGGGTCCGCAGCTCGGCGCCAACGGCGCCCTGCGGCCCTTCGTCGGCGCAGGCTTCGGCGTGAGCATCCTCAATCCCTCGGACGACGCGGGGCTGCGCGCCGACAACGACCTCGTGACCGAGGTGCCGCTGGCGGCGGGCATCGATTACAAGTTCGGCTCCGTGTCGGCCGGCGCGCGTGCCACCTACCGCTTCCTCGGCGACGAGGAGCTGGGCGTGGGCAGTAACGGCAACAACGTCAACGTCGGTATCAACCTGGGCGGTGCCTTCTAACCACACCGCCCCTCAGGCTTCGACGTGGCTCAGCCCGTGATGCGCACCACCACGGCGGAGGGCCCCTCGAGCCGGACGACCCCGCTTCGCAGCGGCTCCTCCCGCGAGGAGCCGCCGAAGCGGGGGGCTTCGCTCCACACCACCAGCCGGGCATGGGCGGGCAGCCGGTGCTCCAGCGTTCCCCGCACGTTGACGAGCACCTGCAGCGAGCCCTCGGGGCCCCGGCGCTCCAGCACCAGCGCGTGCGCGCCCAGGGGCCGTGCGTCGTACTGGCCCCGGCGGTTGTGTTTCAGGGCTGGATCCGTGGCGCGCAGGTGCAGCAGCTCGCGGTAGAGGGCGAGCACCCCGGCATGCTCCGGCCGCTCGGCCTCGCTCCAGTCGAGCCGCGAGCGCGTGAAGGTCTCCACGGCCTGCGGGTCCGGCACCTCCTCGCCAGCGAAGCGCGCGAAGCCGGCGAACTCCTTGCGCCGCCCCTCCGTCACCAGCTTGCCCAGCTCGGCGTTGTGGTCCGTGAAGTAGAGGAAGGGCGTGCTCGCGTTCCACTCCTGCCCCATGAAGAGCAGCGGCGTGTAGGGCGACATCAGCAGCAGCGTGCTCATGGCGCGGAAGGCCGCCGGGGACACGTCGGCCCCCAGCCGCTCGCCGTGGGCCCGATTGCCCACCTGGTCATGGTTCTGGATGCAGTGCACCAGCCGCCAGGGCTCGGTGCCCTCCACCGGCGTGCCCCGGACGCGGCCATGCACCTGGGACACCTGGCCCTCGTAGAACCAGCCCTGCCGCAGCGTGCGCGCGAGGTCCTCCGCGCCGCCGGTGTAGTCCCGGTAG
This is a stretch of genomic DNA from Archangium violaceum. It encodes these proteins:
- a CDS encoding outer membrane beta-barrel protein, which codes for MSFKKSWGFGAVAAATLMALPALAQDEARIPDEGRVYDYDAKQDRGMDFGVSLSGGLNVFTGDLGDSTGTGAFAGIQANARPLPLIGVELGYEGSRNPFTDIDGSLWRHNVGALAKVGPQLGANGALRPFVGAGFGVSILNPSDDAGLRADNDLVTEVPLAAGIDYKFGSVSAGARATYRFLGDEELGVGSNGNNVNVGINLGGAF